One genomic segment of Calonectris borealis chromosome 18, bCalBor7.hap1.2, whole genome shotgun sequence includes these proteins:
- the AP1B1 gene encoding AP-1 complex subunit beta-1 isoform X5 — protein MTDSKYFTTTKKGEIFELKAELNSDKKEKKKEAVKKVIASMTVGKDVSALFPDVVNCMQTDNLELKKLVYLYLMNYAKSQPDMAIMAVNTFVKDCEDPNPLIRALAVRTMGCIRVDKITEYLCEPLRKCLKDEDPYVRKTAAVCVAKLHDINAQLVEDQGFLDTLKDLISDSNPMVVANAVAALSEIAESHPSSNLLDLNPQSINKLLTALNECTEWGQIFILDCLANYMPKDDREAQSICERVTPRLSHANSAVVLSAVKVLMKFMEMLSKDLDYYGTLLKKLAPPLVTLLSAEPELQYVALRNINLIVQKRPEILKHEMKVFFVKYNDPIYVKLEKLDIMIRLASQANIAQVLAELKEYATEVDVDFVRKAVRAIGRCAIKVEQSAERCVSTLLDLIQTKVNYVVQEAIVVIKDIFRKYPNKYESVIATLCENLDSLDEPEARAAMIWIVGEYAERIDNADELLESFLEGFHDESTQVQLQLLTAIVKLFLKKPTETQELVQQVLSLATQDSDNPDLRDRGYIYWRLLSTDPVAAKEVVLAEKPLISEETDLIEPTLLDELICYIGTLASVYHKPPSAFVEGSRGVVHKSLPPRTGSSESAESPDTAPSGVQAAEQPAVIPTQGDLLGDLLNLDLGPPVSGPPIATSSVQMGAVDLLGGGLDSLMGGGGGSFAPAPSTAMPANLGAPLGSGLGDLFDLTGGVGTLSGSYVAPKTVWLPAMKAKGLEISGTFSRQVGSISMDLVLTNKALQVMSDFAIQFNRNSFGLAPAAPLQVHAPLAPNQSVEISLPLNTVGSVMKMDPLNNLQVAVKNNIDVFYFSTLYPLHILFVEDGKMERQMFLATWKDIPNENEAQFQIKDCSLNADAVSSKLQGSNIFTIAKRNVEGQDMLYQSLKLTNGIWVLAELRIQPSNPSFTLSLKCRAPEVSQYVYQAYETILKN, from the exons ATGACGGACTCGAAGTACTTCACCACCACCAAGAAAG ggGAGATATTTGAGCTGAAGGCCGAACTGAACAGCgacaagaaagagaagaagaaggaggccGTGAAGAAGGTGATAGCGTCCATGACCGTCGGCAAAGACGTCAG CGCTCTCTTCCCGGACGTGGTGAACTGCATGCAGACAGACAACCTGGAGCTGAAGAAGCTGGTCTACCTCTACCTGATGAACTACGCCAAGAGCCAGCCGGACATGGCCATCATGGCAGTCAACACCTTCGTGAAG GACTGTGAGGACCCAAACCCTCTGATCCGGGCTCTGGCTGTGCGGACCATGGGCTGCATCCGCGTGGACAAGATAACGGAATATCTCTGTGAGCCCCTGCGGAAGTGCCTGAAGGACGAGGACCCTTACGTGCGCAAGACAGCAGCCGTCTGCGTGGCGAAGCTCCACGACATCAATGCCCAACTGGTGGAGGACCAGGGCTTCCTGGACACCCTTAAGGACCTCATCTCGGACTCCAACCCCATG GTAGTGGCCAACGCAGTAGCGGCTCTCTCGGAAATAGCAGAGTCCCACCCGAGCAGTAACCTCCTGGACCTCAACCCCCAGTCCATCAACAAGCTGCTGACGGCCTTGAACGAATGCACTGAGTGGGGCCAGATCTTCATCCTGGACTGCCTGGCAAACTACATGCCCAAGGATGACCGGGAAGCCCAGAG CATTTGCGAGCGGGTGACGCCCCGGCTGTCCCATGCCAACTCGGCGGTGGTGCTCTCGGCGGTGAAGGTGCTGATGAAGTTCATGGAGATGCTGTCGAAGGACCTGGATTATTACGGCACGCTGCTAAAGAAGCTGGCCCCGCCGCTGGTCACCCTGCTCTCGGCAGAGCCCGAGCTGCAGTACGTGGCTCTCCGCAACATCAACCTCATCGTGCAGAAGAG GCCCGAGATCCTGAAACACGAGATGAAGGTGTTCTTTGTGAAGTACAACGACCCCATCTACGTCAAACTGGAGAAACTGGACATCATGATCCGCCTGGCTTCCCAGGCCAACATTGCTCAG gtgctggcagagctgaaggagtaCGCCACGGAGGTGGACGTGGACTTCGTAAGGAAGGCGGTTCGGGCCATCGGCCGCTGTGCCATCAAGGTGGAG CAATCGGCCGAGCGCTGTGTCAGCACCCTGCTCGACCTCATCCAGACCAAAGTCAACTACGTGGTGCAGGAAGCCATTGTCGTCATCAAGGACATCTTCCGCAAGTACCCCAACAA GTACGAGAGCGTGATTGCCACCCTCTGCGAGAACCTCGACTCCCTGGACGAGCCCGAGGCCCGGGCTGCCATGATCTGGATCGTGGGAGAGTATGCCGAGCGGATCGACAATGCCGACGAGCTGCTGGAGAGCTTCCTGGAGGGCTTCCACGATGAGAGCACCCAG gttcagctgcagctgctgacGGCCATCGTGAAGCTGTTTCTGAAGAAGCCCACCGAGACGCAGGAGCTGGTGCAGCAGGTGCTGAGCCTGGCCACGCAG GACTCCGACAACCCCGACCTGCGGGACCGCGGCTACATCTACTGGCGCCTGCTCTCCACCGACCCCGTGGCTGCCAAGGAGGTGGTGCTGGCGGAGAAACCCCTCATCTCCGAAGAGACGGATCTGATCGAGCCGACGCTCCTGGATGAGCTGATCTGCTACATCGGGACGCTGGCCTCCGTCTATCACAAACCTCCCAGCGCCTTCgtggaggggagcagaggggtcGTGCACAAGAGCTTGCCCCCGCGAACGGGCTC GAGCGAGAGTGCTGAGAGCCCCGACACAGCTCCCtcgggggtgcaggcagcggagCAGCCGGCCGTCATCCCCACTCAGGGCGATCTGCTGGGTGACCTGCTGAACCTGGACCTGGGTCCCCCGGTGAGCGGGCCTCCCATCGCCACCTCCTCCGTGCAGATGGGCGCCGTGGACCTCCTTGGGGGTGGCTTGGACAGCCTG AtgggtggcggcggcggcagcttcgcaccagcgcccagcaccgcGATGCCCGCAAACCTGGGGGCACCCCTCGGCAGCGGCCTGGGAGACCTCTTCGACCTCACCGGTGGGGTGGGGACCCTATCGGGATCCTACGTGGCACCCAAAACG GTCTGGCTCCCTGCCATGAAAGCCAAGGGGCTGGAGATCTCCGGCACCTTCAGCCGGCAGGTGGGCTCCATCTCCATGGACCTCGTGCTAACAAACAAGGCTCTGCAGGTCATGTCCGACTTTGCCATCCAGTTCAACCGTAACAG CTTCGGCCTGGCCCCGGCAGCTCCTCTCCAGGTCCACGCACCTCTCGCCCCCAACCAGTCCGTGGAGATCTCCCTTCCGCTGAACACCGTCGGCTCTGTCATGAAGATGGACCCCCTGAACAATCTCCAG GTCGCGGTGAAAAACAACATCGACGTCTTCTACTTCAGCACCCTGTACCCGCTGCATATCCTCTTCGTGGAGGACGGGAAGATGG AGCGGCAGATGTTCCTGGCCACTTGGAAGGACATTCCCAATGAGAACGAAGCCCAGTTCCAGATCAAAGACTGTTCTCTCAACGCAG ATGCCGTTAGCAGCAAGCTCCAAGGCAGCAACATCTTCACCATCGCCAAGAGGAACGTGGAGGGCCAAGACATGCTCTACCAGTCCCTGAAGCTCACCAATGGCATCTGGGTGCTGGCAGAGCTCAGGATCCAGCCCAGCAATCCCAGCTTCACG TTGTCCCTGAAATGCCGAGCGCCGGAGGTGTCCCAGTATGTCTACCAAGCCTACGAAACCATCCTGAAGAACTAA
- the AP1B1 gene encoding AP-1 complex subunit beta-1 isoform X1 — protein sequence MTDSKYFTTTKKGEIFELKAELNSDKKEKKKEAVKKVIASMTVGKDVSALFPDVVNCMQTDNLELKKLVYLYLMNYAKSQPDMAIMAVNTFVKDCEDPNPLIRALAVRTMGCIRVDKITEYLCEPLRKCLKDEDPYVRKTAAVCVAKLHDINAQLVEDQGFLDTLKDLISDSNPMVVANAVAALSEIAESHPSSNLLDLNPQSINKLLTALNECTEWGQIFILDCLANYMPKDDREAQSICERVTPRLSHANSAVVLSAVKVLMKFMEMLSKDLDYYGTLLKKLAPPLVTLLSAEPELQYVALRNINLIVQKRPEILKHEMKVFFVKYNDPIYVKLEKLDIMIRLASQANIAQVLAELKEYATEVDVDFVRKAVRAIGRCAIKVEQSAERCVSTLLDLIQTKVNYVVQEAIVVIKDIFRKYPNKYESVIATLCENLDSLDEPEARAAMIWIVGEYAERIDNADELLESFLEGFHDESTQVQLQLLTAIVKLFLKKPTETQELVQQVLSLATQDSDNPDLRDRGYIYWRLLSTDPVAAKEVVLAEKPLISEETDLIEPTLLDELICYIGTLASVYHKPPSAFVEGSRGVVHKSLPPRTGSSESAESPDTAPSGVQAAEQPAVIPTQGDLLGDLLNLDLGPPVSGPPIATSSVQMGAVDLLGGGLDSLMGDESEGLRSDVGGSPAMGGGGGSFAPAPSTAMPANLGAPLGSGLGDLFDLTGGVGTLSGSYVAPKTVWLPAMKAKGLEISGTFSRQVGSISMDLVLTNKALQVMSDFAIQFNRNSFGLAPAAPLQVHAPLAPNQSVEISLPLNTVGSVMKMDPLNNLQVAVKNNIDVFYFSTLYPLHILFVEDGKMERQMFLATWKDIPNENEAQFQIKDCSLNAAALSSHADAVSSKLQGSNIFTIAKRNVEGQDMLYQSLKLTNGIWVLAELRIQPSNPSFTLSLKCRAPEVSQYVYQAYETILKN from the exons ATGACGGACTCGAAGTACTTCACCACCACCAAGAAAG ggGAGATATTTGAGCTGAAGGCCGAACTGAACAGCgacaagaaagagaagaagaaggaggccGTGAAGAAGGTGATAGCGTCCATGACCGTCGGCAAAGACGTCAG CGCTCTCTTCCCGGACGTGGTGAACTGCATGCAGACAGACAACCTGGAGCTGAAGAAGCTGGTCTACCTCTACCTGATGAACTACGCCAAGAGCCAGCCGGACATGGCCATCATGGCAGTCAACACCTTCGTGAAG GACTGTGAGGACCCAAACCCTCTGATCCGGGCTCTGGCTGTGCGGACCATGGGCTGCATCCGCGTGGACAAGATAACGGAATATCTCTGTGAGCCCCTGCGGAAGTGCCTGAAGGACGAGGACCCTTACGTGCGCAAGACAGCAGCCGTCTGCGTGGCGAAGCTCCACGACATCAATGCCCAACTGGTGGAGGACCAGGGCTTCCTGGACACCCTTAAGGACCTCATCTCGGACTCCAACCCCATG GTAGTGGCCAACGCAGTAGCGGCTCTCTCGGAAATAGCAGAGTCCCACCCGAGCAGTAACCTCCTGGACCTCAACCCCCAGTCCATCAACAAGCTGCTGACGGCCTTGAACGAATGCACTGAGTGGGGCCAGATCTTCATCCTGGACTGCCTGGCAAACTACATGCCCAAGGATGACCGGGAAGCCCAGAG CATTTGCGAGCGGGTGACGCCCCGGCTGTCCCATGCCAACTCGGCGGTGGTGCTCTCGGCGGTGAAGGTGCTGATGAAGTTCATGGAGATGCTGTCGAAGGACCTGGATTATTACGGCACGCTGCTAAAGAAGCTGGCCCCGCCGCTGGTCACCCTGCTCTCGGCAGAGCCCGAGCTGCAGTACGTGGCTCTCCGCAACATCAACCTCATCGTGCAGAAGAG GCCCGAGATCCTGAAACACGAGATGAAGGTGTTCTTTGTGAAGTACAACGACCCCATCTACGTCAAACTGGAGAAACTGGACATCATGATCCGCCTGGCTTCCCAGGCCAACATTGCTCAG gtgctggcagagctgaaggagtaCGCCACGGAGGTGGACGTGGACTTCGTAAGGAAGGCGGTTCGGGCCATCGGCCGCTGTGCCATCAAGGTGGAG CAATCGGCCGAGCGCTGTGTCAGCACCCTGCTCGACCTCATCCAGACCAAAGTCAACTACGTGGTGCAGGAAGCCATTGTCGTCATCAAGGACATCTTCCGCAAGTACCCCAACAA GTACGAGAGCGTGATTGCCACCCTCTGCGAGAACCTCGACTCCCTGGACGAGCCCGAGGCCCGGGCTGCCATGATCTGGATCGTGGGAGAGTATGCCGAGCGGATCGACAATGCCGACGAGCTGCTGGAGAGCTTCCTGGAGGGCTTCCACGATGAGAGCACCCAG gttcagctgcagctgctgacGGCCATCGTGAAGCTGTTTCTGAAGAAGCCCACCGAGACGCAGGAGCTGGTGCAGCAGGTGCTGAGCCTGGCCACGCAG GACTCCGACAACCCCGACCTGCGGGACCGCGGCTACATCTACTGGCGCCTGCTCTCCACCGACCCCGTGGCTGCCAAGGAGGTGGTGCTGGCGGAGAAACCCCTCATCTCCGAAGAGACGGATCTGATCGAGCCGACGCTCCTGGATGAGCTGATCTGCTACATCGGGACGCTGGCCTCCGTCTATCACAAACCTCCCAGCGCCTTCgtggaggggagcagaggggtcGTGCACAAGAGCTTGCCCCCGCGAACGGGCTC GAGCGAGAGTGCTGAGAGCCCCGACACAGCTCCCtcgggggtgcaggcagcggagCAGCCGGCCGTCATCCCCACTCAGGGCGATCTGCTGGGTGACCTGCTGAACCTGGACCTGGGTCCCCCGGTGAGCGGGCCTCCCATCGCCACCTCCTCCGTGCAGATGGGCGCCGTGGACCTCCTTGGGGGTGGCTTGGACAGCCTG ATGGGGGACGAGTCGGAAGGG CTGCGAAGCGATGTGGGAGGCAGCCCTGCC AtgggtggcggcggcggcagcttcgcaccagcgcccagcaccgcGATGCCCGCAAACCTGGGGGCACCCCTCGGCAGCGGCCTGGGAGACCTCTTCGACCTCACCGGTGGGGTGGGGACCCTATCGGGATCCTACGTGGCACCCAAAACG GTCTGGCTCCCTGCCATGAAAGCCAAGGGGCTGGAGATCTCCGGCACCTTCAGCCGGCAGGTGGGCTCCATCTCCATGGACCTCGTGCTAACAAACAAGGCTCTGCAGGTCATGTCCGACTTTGCCATCCAGTTCAACCGTAACAG CTTCGGCCTGGCCCCGGCAGCTCCTCTCCAGGTCCACGCACCTCTCGCCCCCAACCAGTCCGTGGAGATCTCCCTTCCGCTGAACACCGTCGGCTCTGTCATGAAGATGGACCCCCTGAACAATCTCCAG GTCGCGGTGAAAAACAACATCGACGTCTTCTACTTCAGCACCCTGTACCCGCTGCATATCCTCTTCGTGGAGGACGGGAAGATGG AGCGGCAGATGTTCCTGGCCACTTGGAAGGACATTCCCAATGAGAACGAAGCCCAGTTCCAGATCAAAGACTGTTCTCTCAACGCAG CAGCTCTCTCCTCCCACGCAGATGCCGTTAGCAGCAAGCTCCAAGGCAGCAACATCTTCACCATCGCCAAGAGGAACGTGGAGGGCCAAGACATGCTCTACCAGTCCCTGAAGCTCACCAATGGCATCTGGGTGCTGGCAGAGCTCAGGATCCAGCCCAGCAATCCCAGCTTCACG TTGTCCCTGAAATGCCGAGCGCCGGAGGTGTCCCAGTATGTCTACCAAGCCTACGAAACCATCCTGAAGAACTAA
- the AP1B1 gene encoding AP-1 complex subunit beta-1 isoform X3, with amino-acid sequence MTDSKYFTTTKKGEIFELKAELNSDKKEKKKEAVKKVIASMTVGKDVSALFPDVVNCMQTDNLELKKLVYLYLMNYAKSQPDMAIMAVNTFVKDCEDPNPLIRALAVRTMGCIRVDKITEYLCEPLRKCLKDEDPYVRKTAAVCVAKLHDINAQLVEDQGFLDTLKDLISDSNPMVVANAVAALSEIAESHPSSNLLDLNPQSINKLLTALNECTEWGQIFILDCLANYMPKDDREAQSICERVTPRLSHANSAVVLSAVKVLMKFMEMLSKDLDYYGTLLKKLAPPLVTLLSAEPELQYVALRNINLIVQKRPEILKHEMKVFFVKYNDPIYVKLEKLDIMIRLASQANIAQVLAELKEYATEVDVDFVRKAVRAIGRCAIKVEQSAERCVSTLLDLIQTKVNYVVQEAIVVIKDIFRKYPNKYESVIATLCENLDSLDEPEARAAMIWIVGEYAERIDNADELLESFLEGFHDESTQVQLQLLTAIVKLFLKKPTETQELVQQVLSLATQDSDNPDLRDRGYIYWRLLSTDPVAAKEVVLAEKPLISEETDLIEPTLLDELICYIGTLASVYHKPPSAFVEGSRGVVHKSLPPRTGSSESAESPDTAPSGVQAAEQPAVIPTQGDLLGDLLNLDLGPPVSGPPIATSSVQMGAVDLLGGGLDSLLRSDVGGSPAMGGGGGSFAPAPSTAMPANLGAPLGSGLGDLFDLTGGVGTLSGSYVAPKTVWLPAMKAKGLEISGTFSRQVGSISMDLVLTNKALQVMSDFAIQFNRNSFGLAPAAPLQVHAPLAPNQSVEISLPLNTVGSVMKMDPLNNLQVAVKNNIDVFYFSTLYPLHILFVEDGKMERQMFLATWKDIPNENEAQFQIKDCSLNAAALSSHADAVSSKLQGSNIFTIAKRNVEGQDMLYQSLKLTNGIWVLAELRIQPSNPSFTLSLKCRAPEVSQYVYQAYETILKN; translated from the exons ATGACGGACTCGAAGTACTTCACCACCACCAAGAAAG ggGAGATATTTGAGCTGAAGGCCGAACTGAACAGCgacaagaaagagaagaagaaggaggccGTGAAGAAGGTGATAGCGTCCATGACCGTCGGCAAAGACGTCAG CGCTCTCTTCCCGGACGTGGTGAACTGCATGCAGACAGACAACCTGGAGCTGAAGAAGCTGGTCTACCTCTACCTGATGAACTACGCCAAGAGCCAGCCGGACATGGCCATCATGGCAGTCAACACCTTCGTGAAG GACTGTGAGGACCCAAACCCTCTGATCCGGGCTCTGGCTGTGCGGACCATGGGCTGCATCCGCGTGGACAAGATAACGGAATATCTCTGTGAGCCCCTGCGGAAGTGCCTGAAGGACGAGGACCCTTACGTGCGCAAGACAGCAGCCGTCTGCGTGGCGAAGCTCCACGACATCAATGCCCAACTGGTGGAGGACCAGGGCTTCCTGGACACCCTTAAGGACCTCATCTCGGACTCCAACCCCATG GTAGTGGCCAACGCAGTAGCGGCTCTCTCGGAAATAGCAGAGTCCCACCCGAGCAGTAACCTCCTGGACCTCAACCCCCAGTCCATCAACAAGCTGCTGACGGCCTTGAACGAATGCACTGAGTGGGGCCAGATCTTCATCCTGGACTGCCTGGCAAACTACATGCCCAAGGATGACCGGGAAGCCCAGAG CATTTGCGAGCGGGTGACGCCCCGGCTGTCCCATGCCAACTCGGCGGTGGTGCTCTCGGCGGTGAAGGTGCTGATGAAGTTCATGGAGATGCTGTCGAAGGACCTGGATTATTACGGCACGCTGCTAAAGAAGCTGGCCCCGCCGCTGGTCACCCTGCTCTCGGCAGAGCCCGAGCTGCAGTACGTGGCTCTCCGCAACATCAACCTCATCGTGCAGAAGAG GCCCGAGATCCTGAAACACGAGATGAAGGTGTTCTTTGTGAAGTACAACGACCCCATCTACGTCAAACTGGAGAAACTGGACATCATGATCCGCCTGGCTTCCCAGGCCAACATTGCTCAG gtgctggcagagctgaaggagtaCGCCACGGAGGTGGACGTGGACTTCGTAAGGAAGGCGGTTCGGGCCATCGGCCGCTGTGCCATCAAGGTGGAG CAATCGGCCGAGCGCTGTGTCAGCACCCTGCTCGACCTCATCCAGACCAAAGTCAACTACGTGGTGCAGGAAGCCATTGTCGTCATCAAGGACATCTTCCGCAAGTACCCCAACAA GTACGAGAGCGTGATTGCCACCCTCTGCGAGAACCTCGACTCCCTGGACGAGCCCGAGGCCCGGGCTGCCATGATCTGGATCGTGGGAGAGTATGCCGAGCGGATCGACAATGCCGACGAGCTGCTGGAGAGCTTCCTGGAGGGCTTCCACGATGAGAGCACCCAG gttcagctgcagctgctgacGGCCATCGTGAAGCTGTTTCTGAAGAAGCCCACCGAGACGCAGGAGCTGGTGCAGCAGGTGCTGAGCCTGGCCACGCAG GACTCCGACAACCCCGACCTGCGGGACCGCGGCTACATCTACTGGCGCCTGCTCTCCACCGACCCCGTGGCTGCCAAGGAGGTGGTGCTGGCGGAGAAACCCCTCATCTCCGAAGAGACGGATCTGATCGAGCCGACGCTCCTGGATGAGCTGATCTGCTACATCGGGACGCTGGCCTCCGTCTATCACAAACCTCCCAGCGCCTTCgtggaggggagcagaggggtcGTGCACAAGAGCTTGCCCCCGCGAACGGGCTC GAGCGAGAGTGCTGAGAGCCCCGACACAGCTCCCtcgggggtgcaggcagcggagCAGCCGGCCGTCATCCCCACTCAGGGCGATCTGCTGGGTGACCTGCTGAACCTGGACCTGGGTCCCCCGGTGAGCGGGCCTCCCATCGCCACCTCCTCCGTGCAGATGGGCGCCGTGGACCTCCTTGGGGGTGGCTTGGACAGCCTG CTGCGAAGCGATGTGGGAGGCAGCCCTGCC AtgggtggcggcggcggcagcttcgcaccagcgcccagcaccgcGATGCCCGCAAACCTGGGGGCACCCCTCGGCAGCGGCCTGGGAGACCTCTTCGACCTCACCGGTGGGGTGGGGACCCTATCGGGATCCTACGTGGCACCCAAAACG GTCTGGCTCCCTGCCATGAAAGCCAAGGGGCTGGAGATCTCCGGCACCTTCAGCCGGCAGGTGGGCTCCATCTCCATGGACCTCGTGCTAACAAACAAGGCTCTGCAGGTCATGTCCGACTTTGCCATCCAGTTCAACCGTAACAG CTTCGGCCTGGCCCCGGCAGCTCCTCTCCAGGTCCACGCACCTCTCGCCCCCAACCAGTCCGTGGAGATCTCCCTTCCGCTGAACACCGTCGGCTCTGTCATGAAGATGGACCCCCTGAACAATCTCCAG GTCGCGGTGAAAAACAACATCGACGTCTTCTACTTCAGCACCCTGTACCCGCTGCATATCCTCTTCGTGGAGGACGGGAAGATGG AGCGGCAGATGTTCCTGGCCACTTGGAAGGACATTCCCAATGAGAACGAAGCCCAGTTCCAGATCAAAGACTGTTCTCTCAACGCAG CAGCTCTCTCCTCCCACGCAGATGCCGTTAGCAGCAAGCTCCAAGGCAGCAACATCTTCACCATCGCCAAGAGGAACGTGGAGGGCCAAGACATGCTCTACCAGTCCCTGAAGCTCACCAATGGCATCTGGGTGCTGGCAGAGCTCAGGATCCAGCCCAGCAATCCCAGCTTCACG TTGTCCCTGAAATGCCGAGCGCCGGAGGTGTCCCAGTATGTCTACCAAGCCTACGAAACCATCCTGAAGAACTAA